The Pontiella desulfatans sequence GAAGATCACTGGGTGACCGGTGAGAACGGACATCTATACGAGAATTGGCTCAACCGTACGCGTCGGCAGGAAACCAATCTCTGGGGAATCGTGGATCAGGTGCTTCGTCGGGAACAACAGGAGGAACTGCGGAAGGCCGTGGAGGACTACTACCGAGATAATCCGGATATCTGTCGCGCATTGCGGACTCAGCCACAGGAAATGGCATCCGCGATACCGAGAAGGGTGGGCTCCGTGGAGAACTCGCAGAATTTCTTTTCATTGGACCCGTTTGCGAGTCTCGATCCGGTCACCCGTGAGCTCACCGAGTCGCGGCTTTTCGCCAAACGGGCCACCTTCGTTCTCACACGCATGCCTGAATTGTTGCGGTGGCAAAGTGAGTTACTCCTGATGGATTCGACTGCACAGCCTGATGTCGCCCAAATGATCCGGAACTCAACGAGCATAAGCGAAAGCCTTGATCGGGCCAGCCGAGCGGTGGAAGCACTGCCTGATCACATCTCCTACGAGCGCGAAGCGTTGGTTCAGGCTCTGACAGATCAGCAGTCGGAACTCTCTGAGATCATCGAAACCGCCACCGCGATGTCGGAATCGATGACCGGTACAGTGACGAATACCATCAGACTAGTACAACTGTTCGGAGTCGGAGAGACCAATCTCGCTCTAGGCACGACCAGTACGAACAGCAATCCGTTTGATAACGGTGGTGTACCAGCTCGATGCCGGAGTACGTCGTCTAATTTACGTCGGCAAAAGCCGGACCACAAAAACACTGCTGAGATTCTTCTTTGAATTCGGTAAGGAACGCACTGCTGCGTTGAAGTTTATCTGCTCGGATATGTGGAAGCCGTATCTGAAAGTCATTGCCAAAAAAGCACCACAGGCACTGAACATTCTCGATCGGTTTCACATTGTCTCCCACCTAACCAAAGCGGTCAATCAGGTGCGGATAGAAGAAGTGAAGCGACTCAAAGACGAGGGCTACGATGAAAGTGTCCTTCGGCATACAAAATACTGCTTACTCAAGAACCCGGAAAACCTGACGCCGAAACAGGAGGCAAAACTCGACGACGCACTCAGCTATGATCTCAAGAGCGTGAGGGCTTATCTGCTCAAAGAAAGCTTTCAGCTTTTCTGGGACTATGACAGCCCGTACTGGGCAGAATGGTATCTGGATAAATGGTGCAAAAGAGCTATGCGTTCTCGGCTGGAACCAATCAAAAAATTCGTCAAAACAGTTCGTTCTCACCAGCCGCTGATCATGAACTGGTTCAAAGCAAAAAAGGCCTATTCATCAGGTATTGTCGAAGGAATGAACCGCAATGTGAATCTGGTAACGAGAAAAGCCTTCGGGTTTCGGAGCTATGAAGTGTTAAAAATCGCCCTGTTTCACACGGTGGGAGGGTTGCCGGAGCCGGAATCAACCCACCGATTCTGCGGATGAGGCTGTTTTATTAGGAAAAACCAATGCTTTCAGGGGTCCCTTAACCTGCATGAACACCTGACCCATTGGGCGCTAAGGATAAGTTACCAAGACAGGGGAATTAAGTGACCGGATAGTGTAGGCACTGCCATCCCGATATAGCTCGTAAAGATCCGGCAACTGAGGGCATTACCGGTATTGCAATCTGAAGGCAGTACGGCCTAAATCCATCTTTTACGCCTGAAAAAAATGAGCATGCTGACAGCCATGGCGATCATCACGGCCCAGGCAATACCGTACGCCCACGCTATTTTTAATTCAGGCATGTTTTCAAAGTTCATGCCGTAGACGCCCGCGATAAACGTGAGCGGAATAAAGATGGTGGCTATCACCGTAAGTACCTTCATGATTTCATTCATCCGGTTACTGACGGTTGTCATGTAGGTATTAAATGCCGACTCTGTCATGTCGCGCAGCATTTCCATCAGGTCAATGATCTGAATGGTGTGCTCATAGACATTCCGCAGATACGGCCCGAGCTTTTCGTCAACAAGCTCATGCTCCGAAAGTTCAAACCGGTTGGCGACTTCACGAAGCGGAAGCACGTTCTTGCGCAGCAGCATCATGGATTGTTTCAATTTATCGATATCCTGAAGCTGCTCGGGCCGGGCTTCGCCGATAGCCGAGGACTGTATCGTCTCTATCCGGCCACCCAGGTCCTCCAACATCGGGAAATATCCATCAACGATTACATCCATGATCGCATAGGCCAGATAGTCGCTTCCGCTTTTTCGAATGCGTCCCTTCCCGGAGAGAATGCGCTCGGCAACCGGGGCCAATACCGACCCATCCTGCTCGCAGAAAGACACGACCAGATTGTTACCGACGAACAGGCTTACCTGTTCTGAAGCAATGCTGTTATCAGCCGATTCGTGCAGCATGCGAAGGATCAGGAAAAGATAATCATCATGTTCTTCGAATTTGGAACGCTTGCCGGTGTTCAGTATATCCGCCAGAACCAACGCATGGATGCTGAATCGCTCTCCGATGCTCCTAAGCAATTCGACATTGCCCAATCCCGTGACATTGATCCACGTAATGGAATCGCGCGAAAGATATTCTTCGCAATCCCCGATGCTTCCGACCCTTTGCTCCGAAGCCTCTGCCTCTGTAAAATCAATAACATCGATACGGGTTTCCATTGCGTTCAGTCCACCAATATAAACCAACGATCCCGGAGGAAGCCCGGCCATTACTGAGCGCTTCTTAATCAACGCCATCCTACACCCCCATTCTTCTATGCTAATCAGAACCATACCTGTGCATATCATTCGGACAAGAGTAAAATACGTGCTGAAGACACAACTTGTGTTGACAGAACCACAACCAACCCCTAAGTCTTGGGGAAACCCGGGGAGGACGAGATGGCACCAGCTGCATTCACATGGATAGGGATACTCATTCTGATTATACAGTCGGGCACCTTCTCTGGGCTTAACCTTGCCATGTTCGGCATCAGTTCCCTGCGTTTAAAAACGCTTGCCAAAACCGGGAATAAAGAAGCGGCAGCCCTGATGGAGATGCGGAAGGACTCCAACTTTCTGCTCACCACTATCCTGTGGGGCAACGTAGGAACCAATGTCCTGCTTGCCATGCTTTCGGATTCGGTCATGTTCGGCGCTTTCGCCTTTCTTTTCTCGACCGTGGTCATCACATTCTGCGGAGAGATCATACCCCAGGCCTATTTTTCGCGACACGCCCTGCGCGTGGCCAGCCTGCTCTCCCCGGTGCTGCGCTTTTATCAGGTTCTGCTCTACCCCGTGGCCAAACCCTCCGCTGTATTCCTTGACAAATGGCTTGGTCAGGAAGGTATCGACTATATTTCCGAAAGAGAGCTGATCGAGGGCATTCGTCTACACATCAACTCCCCTGACTCGGAAATGAGCTCTGTGGAAGGCCTGGGCGCCATTAACTTTCTAAAGCTCGATGACTTGCTGGTGACGCAAGAGGGAGAGCCTGTTGATCCAGACAGCGTCATTCAACTGCCCGTATCTCAAGGACGACCCACGTTTCCCGACTACACGGCAGCTTCAGATGATCCGTTCCTGCGACAGGTTCAGGCGTCAGGCAAGCGCTGGATCATTATAGCGGGCGAGGAAGGTGCGCCATTATACGCACTCGATGCTTCAGCCTTCCTGCGCGCCGCCCTGTTCTCTTCCGGGAAAACAGATCCGATGGATCATTGCTGCGCTCCCATTGTGGTTTTCAACCGACAGACCAGCCTGGCCGATGTGCTGGGAATGCTGAAAGCGGCCCATCCGGATGACCGGCTTGAACATGATCTCATTCTGTTCTGGGGAGAAGATAAACGCATTATAACCGGGGCGGATCTGCTTGGTTATCTCATGCGCGGGATTACCAAAACAGCGGGTTGAGCCCTTAACGAGTGTCATTCATGTTGAGGGTGGGTGTTGACCCCGTTTCCCGCTTCATGCGGTCATATTTCGCGGCAAAGACCGGGTCTTCTTCTTTGATTGCATCCCAAAGGCGCGTGATATAATCAGGCGGGAATGAGTAGATAGGTGCGTCTTCCTGCATCACTAACCCGCGTTGTTTAGGAGTCAGGCCGTAATAGAGGGTCATCAGGACATCGCTGCTGACCCATGGGCTGCTCCTGAAATAACCGTGGCCTTTGCCCTTGGCTGATCCCTCTGCCTCGCTGACATTTACGAAGCTCAACCTGTCCTGTAGATCCAGCATGGCCTTACGCGATGCTGGATGCATCGCGTGGCCTCCAGCCCCCCACGTCTCACCCAGTCTTTCCTGGTGGGTCAGGAACCGGGCAAGTCCGAGCGCTTTGTCGGTAGGGGAAATATAAACCGTCATGTGCTGCACTACGTCGAGAATGCCATCCGCAATGTAGATGCCAAACGTATTCCTATCAAGATCGCTGCCGACAAGAATCACATTGCCGATGGGTACGTTTAAAGATCGTCGATCCTCTGGTCTCCCCTGATTCTTGAGCGCGAGTTGCTCCAGAACCCGCAGAACCAAACGGGTTCCGTTGCTGTAGCCAATGATGTGGATTTTCTCCACATCCGTCTGTTCGGCCAGTAATTCCAATAGCAGGCGCAGGTCGCGCGCAAACCCGACGGATGTATCACTGTCTTTGATGTAGGCAAACTTGCTGGGAGTCGAGGGCCAGGAATAGGCGATGAATGCGCCGTTGTAACCGAGAAAATGCCACAGCTCCGCCGATACCAGAATCGGATTTTCAAACGCCACTTTGTAGCCGTGCACATAGATGTACACATGCTTTTTCTTCGTATTGGAAAGTTGGCCGTTAACAGCAGCCACAAATTCAGGGGTTGCATCCTGAGGGCGTTCCGCTTCACTCAATACTTCTGTATCCACCCAAAAAGGCAGCGTATCCTCTATGACCCCCCATTCCTCAACGGTCGATATCTTGATCGGAAAGCGGTCAGCGCGCGACTTCAGCAAGGAAACTTCCCGGGCCATCTCCCAGGTAAAGTCCTTTTCGCCGAATTGAATTTCTGCCAGCCCTGCACGAAGTGCATATCCCGGTTCATTCAGATAAAACTTTTCTTTGTCTTTTTCGGTGCTGGGTTTTCGATCGGTGACGAACAGGATTCCGTTATGGGGTGCGGTACCGGGCTCTGGGGCTTCCGGCAGCGGATTGAGCAGTCCATCGCCATAGACGTCGGGCGCGGGCATGAGATCGATCTGGTCGACCGGCGGGCTCTTGCACCCGGCAAACAGCAGGACGCCCACCAAAACAGTCGGCACCAGGCTTGGAAGTCGACACCTATTCAACATGCACTTTCTCTCCCTAAAGTTGTGCCAGATGATAGGTAAATCCTGAATACAATGCAATGTTAATGAAATTGGGGGTTTCTGCTATTATATCGATGAAGAAACAATATCGCTGTAATTCCAATCCAAAAAAACTGTACAGGATTCCAAGGCAGGAATAGAGTTCCCTAAGTTTATTATGAGCGGCCATGAACGCTGTTCAATCAGGGAATACCCGTGACGGGAACAAACATGCTGAAAAGTTTCATCCTCATACTACTTATGTTCGCGGCGACGGGATGTTCCACGCTTACCGTTGATCGTCGTGCCGAGCTGGATCAGGAAGCGGTAGGGACTATCAATAAGCTGGCCGAAAACAATCCGGGTTTGGAACAGAAACTAAGCGATGCTTTGGGTTACGTGTTCCTGGGGTGCAGGACGATGAAGATAATTCCCTGGATCGGATGGGGTAGCGCGAAGGGTTTTGTCGTCGACAACGCGATCGGTAAACGAACGTATATCAAGGCTTCCAGGTGGGATGTCGGTGGTGGCTATGGCATACGCGACTACGATGTAATGATCGTATTATATGATCCCAAGCTCATGAAGAAAGCGTACACCGGAAAATGGAGCTTTGGTGCAGGAGCTGAGGCCACAGCGGGAACGGCAAGTGTGGAGGGCTCAAGCAGCCAGCTCGAACTCAACAAGAAATACGAGCTGTTCACTCTTTCCGAACGAGGAGCTTCCGTCACATGGACCGTGAACGCCATCCACTTCAAACCCTATAAAGACTGAGCACCACCGCGACTCGTGCGGCGCCACGTTGTGCGGCAGTTGCCTCTTTCATATTATTCCGGGCGTTCAATAGTAGGTGCCTGCGGCCAGGCCGCATGTCCAACAACGGTTCCGATCGTGAGCGGCCGTTTGTTATCACCGGCCAGGTGCAGCGTCTGCGTCGGGAAGGCAAAATCGATTCCCTCGGCGTTGAACCGTTCCTTGATCTGCGTGTTGATCCAGTCCGCGAATTCCTTGGAAGCCCAAAGTTCAGGCGGATGAAACCAGTAGTTGATCTCGATATTCAGGGAATCGGAGTTGAATTCGCTGAAATAGATTCGTGGCGGGAAGTCCGGCTGGTTGACCGCTTCGGCCGGATGAGGTTGCTGGCCGGGTGCATCCGCTTCTTTATCCGGCACGGTCAGGATTTCCTGCACGATCTGCACAGCACGACGAATCCTGTCCGGCGGAGTGTCGTAGGTGATGGCGATATCGAAGGTTCGGCGGATATAGGGCCGGCGACCGATGTTCTCGATCTCGATGGACGCCATCTTTTCATTGGGAATCACCATCAGGGGACCGGTCAGAAGACGAATCCGGGTAGACCGGAGGCCGATCGATTCCACATCACCTGTTTGTTCCAGTACTTTTAAACGCTCGCCTACCCGGTAGGGTGCATCGGCGAAAATCATGAAACTTGCGATAACGTTTTCGATCGTCGGCCGGGCTGCAAGCGCGATCGCCAGACCCCCGATGCCGACTCCGGTAAGGAGCGGCAGCAGGGAAACGCCGAGTCGGGAGAGGCCGTATACAAAAACCGCCGAGGCCAGGAAGAATCCCGTGACGCTGAAAACCGCCCGCAGATAGGATGCCTGTAATCCATCCGGGTCGATCTTTGGAGAAGAGATGATGCTCTCCGCAATGGAGCGCGAGATAGACAGGACGGTTGCCGAAACCAGCAGCCACCAGATCGGACCTAATACGATGATCATGGCCACCAGGACCGTGCCGCTGATATTGAGGTAATGATCCGTGAAAAAACGGATGATCAAAAGCGCCGCAGCAACGAGCACGTAGAACAGGATCTGCCTTCGCACACGGCTCAGGGGTGAGCGTAATGAGGCCCTTGTCACTAGCCATCGATAGGCTCTTATAGTCAGCATGTAGAAAAACAGGAAGAGGAGTGGAAGACCGATCCACTGCCATACGGTCATGGCAAGTAACCGCTGTCGCGACCAGTTCGGAAGCCAGTCCGCCCATTTCGGCGGCAGCAGCTTCCCCGGTGTACCGATATAGAAATCGAAAAAGCCTTCCGATACGGTAACTTCTTCCCTGTAGGGCAGATGCTTTGTCAGCTTGTAGAATCTCTTCAGATTATCAACCGTCTCGGGAGTGAACAGGTATTCTCCCTGACGCGGCCCTTCCTCGACACGGGCAATGACAATGGTCGTGTTGGGCAGTCGCCAGTGATAGGCGGGAGCCTGTTCCATCTCGATGGCTGCGGCATCAGGCACATCCTCCAATGGAGGAAGTTCAACCCGGTCCATAATTTCCTTCAGGCGCAAGGCGTTCTCATACGAAGCCTTTTGCCTAAGGGAGAGCGGGATTTTAGAGAGATTCAGGCAGGCAGCGGCCCTTTCCAGCTTTACCTGCGCAAGCCGGGCCCTCTCGCGTGCGGATTGAGGCGGGATCCATCCCGGAGCGGCCATATTTTCCTCGTGCGCCTCCATGAGCAGGTGATAGGAGCGGTTCATATTGGACATGAAGCTCGTTAGGGTTGCCCTCGGACTGGAGGTGTCCGGAGGCTTAAGCGGGTGCTGAGTCAGATCCTCGTCCGTCAGCAATACGCCTGGTGTGGATGCCGGTTTAAAAGGCGCCCCCACGGTGCGATGCGCAACCGGGCCAGCCAGGATCAACAGCACGCCCATCGACAGAATCATTTTAAACTGCATCCCTCTTGTCTCCATATTCATGGCCACCGCCCGTTTGTTCCTTTTTTCTGTACAACTACCCGGAGTCTGACTGGACATGCCGGCTGCCATTTCAGTTTCCTACCGGCAGGATCAGGATCGGTGCCGACATATGATCGGCGGCTCCGGCGATGCTGATCGACCATAGGGTGCGGACAAGCCTGAACTCCGTTTTTGTTTTCAAGTCGGCATCGTCGATCCAGAACCAATAGCCTCTGTATTTCACGGCGGGCGACTGGCTTTCCGATTTGCGGGCCGACAGCTTCATTTTCACGGAAGTTGCTCCGTCTTCCGGTTCAGTGCTGCAAATCCCACTGAAAAAATCATGATGGTGGTAACGATCAGGGAAAACACAACACGCGACAGGTTTTCCATGCCGGGAATTCCCATTGCATCGGAAGTGTGGCAAGCACCCCTGCGGCCAAACCCCGGGGAAGGCCCACCGTGAGCAGAAAAAACTGTTTGCGGGAAATCTGACTGCCACGCATTGCAAGTGCCACGGCAGGCATGCGGAAGGCTAACAGGAACAATGCAGCCAGGATCCCCAGTCCGATCAGGCGGGGTTCGGTTGGGAACAACAGCCCGATCAGGACAAAGAAAAAGGATTTAATCAGAAAGGTGATCTGTTGCTGAATGATGCGGCCGGTCTCCGTGCCTACAAAGACATCCGGTTGTGCTCCGGGAATGAGGCGGGGAACGATGAAGGCCGCATTGCCTACGGTCAACGAACTGGTAAGCACGGCGACGGCACCATTGCCCCCGGCCGAAACAGTTGTTCCGTATAGTGCAAGCATCCCTGCAAGAAAGAGCATGAAGCCGTGATCCTTACCTCTGAAAAAGGGATATGCCGGTATCATTATTGCAGCAAAAGCAATGCCTAGACCCACTCCTATACAGATCTGTCGACCCAGGGTCACGATTGGCTCGGAAACCCCTGAGGCTCCTTTCACAACCAAATCGATGGTCACCATGGTAACCACGACGCACAGGGCGTCGGTGGCCGATGATTCCACTTCCAGCGTGTGTGCCACAAGTTCGTCGACTCCGCCCTTCGAGACCGTCGGCATGATGATCAACGCGCTGGCTCCTCCCACAATCGCCCCCATCATCACCCAATAAACGAGTGAAGCTTCACGGACCCATCCGAGCGGGGTGACGATCAGGAAAAACAGACAAACGGCACAAACCGAAAGGATGAACCCGACAATGCCAAGCAACAATCCGCGCGGCGCAACGCGCAGCACTTCTTCCAGTTTAAGGCGGTACGCACCGCCCGCGAGAATAACCGTCAGGGCGATTGCACCAAAAAGCGGAACCGCAGGCTCGATTATATCGGGTGACACCAGCTTAAAAACCGGGCCCAATAAAATCCCGGCGCCCACCAGCCATACGACGTCGGGCAACCCGGTCTTCTCAAAAAATGACTCAGCGAAGGTTCCGAGCAATAATAGAAATGCAATAACAATCAAGGTCTGTGCAACAGGATCCATATTCGCCACTCCTATGTTTCTTTTCCGCTTTCTGACATTCCCGCAGTATTGCATATTTTGAATACGAGCATGCCTCCTCGTCCATCAGAACAGCCCAGGGCGTCAGGACGTCAGTGGTCACCAACGTGGCCGAGCATTGCGCCATCCCGATTCCTGCCCCGAACAACGCAAGCAGTCCACACAACACCTTATATTTTTTCGGCTTCATCCCGTTCCGCCTCAACGATTACTTCAGCTCAACCTTCTCCGCCTTAGGCGGAGTCCAGCCCTTCATCTGCTCCTGTTCAGACGTGAAGATCCGCGCCCGGCTGGCCGATTATGCATACGATCTTCGTGCTGTTATACCGCTTTAAAATGTCCAGGATGCACCAAGAGAAATATAATCCACATCCACATATTTCATGTCGAAACGTTCGTATTCCGCCCGAACGGCAACAGAGCTGATTTGAAAGCGCAAGCCGATGCCATACACCAGGTCGGTTCCTGTTTCATCCAGATACGACTGAAGGTAGTCTGACTCGCTTTTCCACCAAGCCGGACCCATTTTCCCAAACAAGCCGACCGGGCCGAGGTTTAAAGCACCGACCGCGAACAGATCCCAGGCCGTAACACCGATCTCCTGGTTTAAAATCTCCGCGTCCGATGCCGAACCGAAGTCGACATACGAACCTTCCACGCCTATATCAATCAATGGGATGATGCCGAAGTTGTATCCTCCGAATATCTTATAACCCAGGTCATCACCGTCAAAATCGACGCTCTGTGTTGAAACATTAAGCGCGGCAGCCCCAATGGACCCGCCAAGATACAACCCGCTTTTCTTACCCGCCAAGGCCGTATCCGCCATGATCAGAACATGCAGCACACACCCCAGCACCAATATTTTTTTCATCTCCTGTTTCTCCTTTCAGATTGTCCATTCATTTTTTATATATGTTATCCCTATTGTTGAGATTTATTGATATTGACATTGCATATCATCAACCTTCTCCGCGCGGGACGGCTTTCTGGCCTTAATTCATCTTTTCAACAGACAAAGCAACAACCTTCGTGATTTCAAAGACGACCTTTTCTCCAACACTCTGGCTTGTGAGCTCGACGTCCGGACGAACCTCCACCGTCTCGATGCTTCCATCCTGGAACGTCAGCGTGGCCGTGTGAGCCTCCAGATCGACCGCCGTGACCGTCGCCGTGGTACGGACCGCATCCGCCACCATGCCCCCCGGCTGCTCGCCTTTTTCTGCACGCATGGCAAGCACTGCTGCGCCATCATCTGCCGCGGAATTTTCATCGCCAAGATAGACCACCAGTTCCTCCTGCACGACGGCTTTTACACGATCCCCTTTCTGGATCTGGTCAAAATTAACCGCTTCCGGCCCCACCGTGATCCGCAGCTTTTCACCTCCAGGCATCAGCAGTGTGGCTTTACGCTCCTTTTGATTGATCGCCACCACTTCGGCATCCAGCGTCAGCGTATCAACGATGACGCCTCCCGGGATCCCCTCCGCAAACAGCACAGAGGTCGAGGCTTCCGCAGAGGGAACGACCTTGGGTGTCACGTTCTCAGAGCACCCGCAAAAGACGGTAACTGCAACCGCCAAAACCACACTTGATGTTATTCCATTCAATTTCATGATATTCATTTTCTCGTTTTTAATTATCCTGCGTATTTTTTTCACACTTCCACGGCGTAGTGCCGTTCAGGCTTCCCCGGACCGTCACCGGAGCATTTCCGCCTTGGGGGCCTGCCAGATTTCCATCTTCTTGAGGTCCGGCACATAGACCCTCATGATGGGGCCGATATCCTCGTCCTTACGATTGATCGGCAGCCAGTTTTCTTCTGGAACGCCTTCGGGCTTTTGAGCCGCTATGTAGATGGCAATACCCCCGTCTTGGTCAAGCTTCATGCCGGCGTTTTCACCCACGCTGTATTTTTTAAGGTCGTTGGGAATAAAGAATCCGTTCTGCAGGTCATAGAGTGTGACCGACCAGAACACCTTCGTTGGAGGAAGCTCGTCGGCAGTCATGCGGATCACGTAGTCGTGCATGGCATTCATCTGCTTTCCATCGGTGGTTGTCACGCCGGGATAGACCGCCTCGACGGCCGGCAGCCCGATCGGGCCGACAATGGACTGGAAGAGCAACAGGTCGAGGGTCATCTGGCCCTTTTCCAGAAACTTCCCGAAGAGTTCCCGCTTCTGAAACTCCTTGTCGGAGAGTTTGGCCATCTCCTCGGTGAAGATCCGCTCGGAGACCTTGCGGATCTTCGCGCCATCGACCTTCGTTACCTTGGCGGGGTCGTAGGGTTGGCTGGGCACGACACCGAGCGGCTCGTAGACAGCGAGCACCGCCTGGTCGAGCTCGTCGTCCGGATCGAAGGTGGTGTGATTGAAGACGAACTGCATCACTTCAAGCAGGTTGTTCTCGAAGATGTCCGCGTCCCGCTGACCAACCGCAGGGAACTCGAGGTCATCGATCGGCTTGGCTTTTCCTCCTTTGAACTCTGAGAGAGTGCGGATATTGACCTGCTCCATCTGCCCAACAATCCATTTAAAGCGTTTTTTATCCTTCGCATGAGGCATGATCCTCAGAACCGCCGAAATGAAGTCGCCGGAGCACTCGAAGATACGGTCGACCCCCTCGATGGACTCCCCTTTGTAACCTTCGGTCCGTTCGGTGTAGAACAGTATCTTCACGGGCTTCCTGAAGTCGCCGAGCCGTGTTGCCATCGGCACGTTGACGTAGTGGTCGTAGCCGGTGACCATCAGCGAGACGTAGTCCGAATCGAAGGCCGGCATTTCGAGGATCACCGGGTCCTTGCGCAGGACAAGCTGGGCACCGATGTAGAGCGTGTCGTTGTTGGGCCGCGCGATTTCCCGCATCGTGTGGTCTTTGA is a genomic window containing:
- a CDS encoding DUF1214 domain-containing protein gives rise to the protein MKGTYIFILGAILGFALFSGCSHGGDIHCSGLSNTEIENLVKRSYQYVAMYNVNNKFAMKQGGWNTVDADTQLKDHTMREIARPNNDTLYIGAQLVLRKDPVILEMPAFDSDYVSLMVTGYDHYVNVPMATRLGDFRKPVKILFYTERTEGYKGESIEGVDRIFECSGDFISAVLRIMPHAKDKKRFKWIVGQMEQVNIRTLSEFKGGKAKPIDDLEFPAVGQRDADIFENNLLEVMQFVFNHTTFDPDDELDQAVLAVYEPLGVVPSQPYDPAKVTKVDGAKIRKVSERIFTEEMAKLSDKEFQKRELFGKFLEKGQMTLDLLLFQSIVGPIGLPAVEAVYPGVTTTDGKQMNAMHDYVIRMTADELPPTKVFWSVTLYDLQNGFFIPNDLKKYSVGENAGMKLDQDGGIAIYIAAQKPEGVPEENWLPINRKDEDIGPIMRVYVPDLKKMEIWQAPKAEMLR